From Streptomyces sp. NBC_00370, a single genomic window includes:
- a CDS encoding dipeptidase — protein MSETPDSVVRTYIETHRAAFLDDLAEWLRIPSVSAEPERAADVRRSADWLAAKLAETGFPVTEVWETGTPAAPGAPAVFAEWPSDDPEAPTVLVYGHHDVQPAAREDGWLTDPFDPVVRDGRLYGRGAADDKGQVFFHTLGVRAHLAATGRTSPAVHLKFLVEGEEESGSPHFLDLVGRQAARLAADVVTVSDTGMWSRDTPTVCTGMRGLAECEIELYGPDEDIHSGSFGGAVPNPATVAARLVAALHDADERVAVPGFYDGVAELTETERALFAELPFDEQEWLGTARSQGTLGEAGYSTLERLWARPTAEVNGIGGGYQGPGSKTIIPASAMLKLSFRLVEGQDPDRIERSVRAWAQARIPAGIRHKITFGPATRPCLTPLDHPALQAVVRAMGRAFGQKIRHTRAGGSGPAADLRDVLGAPVLFLGVSVPSDGWHSPNEKIELELLLKGVESSAYLWGELAAAPH, from the coding sequence ATGAGCGAGACCCCGGACAGCGTCGTCCGTACGTACATAGAGACCCACCGGGCGGCTTTCCTCGACGACCTCGCCGAGTGGCTGCGCATCCCCTCCGTCTCCGCCGAGCCCGAGCGCGCGGCCGATGTGCGCCGCAGCGCCGACTGGCTGGCCGCCAAGCTGGCGGAGACCGGGTTCCCGGTCACCGAGGTCTGGGAGACGGGCACCCCCGCGGCGCCCGGCGCGCCCGCCGTCTTCGCCGAGTGGCCCTCCGACGACCCCGAGGCGCCGACCGTGCTGGTCTACGGCCACCACGACGTGCAGCCGGCCGCGCGCGAGGACGGCTGGCTCACCGACCCCTTCGACCCCGTCGTACGGGACGGCCGGCTGTACGGACGCGGCGCCGCCGACGACAAGGGGCAGGTGTTCTTCCACACACTGGGCGTCCGCGCGCATCTCGCCGCGACCGGCCGCACCAGCCCCGCCGTCCATCTGAAGTTCCTCGTCGAGGGCGAGGAGGAGTCGGGCTCGCCGCACTTCCTCGATCTGGTCGGGCGGCAGGCGGCCCGGCTCGCCGCCGACGTGGTGACGGTGTCCGACACCGGCATGTGGTCCCGGGACACCCCCACCGTCTGTACCGGGATGCGCGGGCTCGCCGAGTGCGAGATCGAGCTGTACGGGCCCGACGAGGACATCCACTCGGGGTCCTTCGGCGGCGCCGTACCGAACCCGGCCACCGTCGCGGCGCGGCTGGTCGCCGCGCTGCACGACGCGGACGAGCGGGTGGCGGTCCCCGGCTTCTACGACGGTGTGGCGGAACTGACAGAGACCGAGCGCGCCCTCTTCGCCGAGCTGCCCTTCGACGAGCAGGAGTGGCTGGGGACCGCGAGGTCGCAGGGCACACTGGGTGAGGCTGGCTACTCCACCCTGGAGCGGCTGTGGGCCCGCCCCACCGCAGAGGTCAACGGCATCGGCGGCGGTTACCAGGGGCCCGGCAGCAAGACGATCATCCCGGCGTCGGCCATGCTGAAGCTCTCGTTCCGGCTGGTCGAGGGACAGGACCCGGACCGGATCGAGCGCTCCGTACGCGCCTGGGCGCAGGCGCGGATCCCGGCCGGCATTCGCCACAAGATCACCTTCGGCCCCGCCACCCGCCCGTGTCTGACACCGCTGGACCACCCGGCGCTCCAGGCGGTCGTACGGGCCATGGGCCGCGCCTTCGGCCAGAAGATCCGCCACACCCGGGCGGGCGGTTCGGGGCCCGCGGCCGATCTGCGGGACGTGCTGGGCGCGCCGGTGCTGTTCCTGGGTGTCTCCGTACCGTCCGACGGCTGGCACTCGCCGAACGAGAAAATCGAACTGGAACTCCTGCTCAAGGGTGTCGAGAGCAGCGCGTACCTGTGGGGCGAGCTTGCCGCGGCCCCGCACTGA
- a CDS encoding mycoredoxin produces the protein MPGTVTMYSTTWCGYCRRLKGQMDREGIAYKEINIEQDPESAAFVEKANGGNQTVPTVLFDDGSTLTNPSLAQVKQKIGA, from the coding sequence ATGCCGGGCACTGTGACGATGTACAGCACCACGTGGTGCGGATACTGCCGTCGGCTCAAGGGCCAGATGGACCGTGAGGGCATCGCGTACAAGGAGATCAACATCGAGCAGGACCCCGAGTCGGCGGCCTTCGTCGAGAAGGCCAACGGCGGCAACCAGACGGTGCCGACCGTGCTGTTCGACGACGGTTCCACGCTGACGAACCCGTCGCTCGCCCAGGTCAAGCAGAAGATCGGCGCCTGA
- a CDS encoding ATP-dependent helicase → MSSSSTTGRTPAPQRRVRQRSTGAYRLVRTPPEPVVPPQLDAAQRRVVDHGTGPLLVLAGPGTGKTTTLVESVAARVAAGADPERILVLTFSRKAAVELRDRMAVRLGGTRGPQATTFHSFCYALIRAHQEADLFTEPLRLLSGPEQDVAVRDLLAGQLDLAREGRARIGWPDELRACLTTRGFADEVRAVLARSRELGLGPDSLAAFAARTGRPDWSAAASFLAEYLDVLDLQGVLDYAELVHRAVLLASRPEVAKRLTAQYDTVFVDEYQDTDPAQVRLLGALAGGGRTLIAFGDPDQSIYAFRGADVNGILGFPEAFPRTGGRPAPVEVLTTSRRSGAALLAASRMLTRRMPLPRLPAEKARAHRELAAVRGGGRVETYTFPTPSAELDNIADILRRAHLEDGVRWSEMAVLVRAGGRTIPSVRRALTSAGVPLDVDGDDVPLRHEPAVAPLLTALRAVARAALRPAPGDPVADGSDAAPWLDVETALTLLSSPLGGMDAADLRRLGRALRDDERAAGNRLPPPSDALLALALAEPERLVAHDPAYARGAQVLGGLLRKARELLEGGGTAEEALWELWDGTTLPRRLERSALRGGAAGRNADRDLDAVCALFDAAARAEERTGGRGALNFLEELDAQDIAADTLSRRAVRPDAVRLMTAHRSKGLEWRLVVVAGVQEGLWPDLRRRGSLLEADRIGRDGLAEPLTPGALLTEERRLFYVAATRARERLVVTAVKAPADDGDQPSRFLTELGVEPRDITGRPRRPLAVAPLVAELRATTVDPAASPALRDAAARRLARLAALADEDGQALVPTAHPNSWWGMYEPTLSAVPLRDRGQPVALSGSALEQLANTCALQWFLGREVKAAEPATAAQGFGNVVHVLADEVASGRTPADLAVLMERLDSVWDALAFDAPWKSRQEKEHARVALERFLKWHVGDRGGRTPVATEHEFDVTIEAGEYEVRIRGSMDRVEKDVQGRAYVVDFKTGKATPTKEEVAHHPQLAVYQLAVREGALDEIFDGHRPDAAGAELVQLRQPAPKREGGDELPKIQAQEPLAGEWVGDLLATAAGRVLDERFTPSTGQHCAHCAFRASCGAQPEGQQIVE, encoded by the coding sequence GTGAGCTCCTCCTCCACCACCGGGCGCACCCCGGCACCGCAGCGCCGGGTACGGCAGCGGTCCACGGGTGCGTACCGACTGGTGCGCACGCCTCCGGAGCCGGTGGTCCCTCCTCAGCTGGACGCCGCACAGCGCAGGGTGGTTGACCACGGGACCGGGCCGCTGCTGGTGCTCGCGGGTCCCGGCACCGGCAAGACGACGACGCTCGTGGAGTCGGTCGCCGCGCGTGTCGCGGCGGGCGCGGATCCGGAGCGGATCCTGGTGCTCACCTTCAGCCGCAAGGCGGCGGTGGAGCTGCGCGACCGGATGGCGGTCAGGCTCGGCGGCACCCGCGGGCCGCAGGCCACGACGTTCCACTCGTTCTGCTACGCCCTGATCCGCGCGCACCAGGAGGCCGACCTCTTCACCGAGCCGCTGCGGCTGCTCTCCGGGCCCGAGCAGGACGTCGCCGTACGCGACCTGCTCGCGGGCCAGCTCGACCTGGCGCGCGAGGGCCGGGCGCGCATCGGCTGGCCGGACGAGCTGCGCGCGTGCCTCACCACGCGCGGCTTCGCCGACGAGGTGCGCGCGGTGCTCGCCCGCAGCCGGGAGCTGGGGCTCGGCCCGGACTCGCTGGCCGCCTTCGCCGCCCGTACCGGCAGGCCCGACTGGTCGGCCGCGGCGTCCTTCCTCGCCGAATATCTCGACGTCCTCGATCTGCAGGGCGTGCTCGACTACGCGGAGCTGGTGCACCGCGCGGTGCTGCTGGCGAGCCGCCCGGAGGTCGCGAAGCGGCTGACGGCCCAGTACGACACGGTCTTCGTGGACGAGTACCAGGACACCGACCCGGCGCAGGTCAGGCTGCTCGGGGCGCTGGCGGGCGGGGGCCGCACGCTGATCGCCTTCGGCGACCCCGACCAGTCGATCTACGCCTTCCGCGGCGCCGACGTGAACGGCATCCTCGGCTTCCCCGAGGCCTTCCCGCGCACCGGAGGACGGCCGGCCCCGGTGGAGGTGCTGACCACCTCGCGCCGCTCGGGCGCCGCGCTGCTGGCGGCGAGCAGGATGCTGACCCGCCGGATGCCGCTGCCCCGGCTGCCCGCGGAGAAGGCGCGGGCCCACCGCGAGCTGGCGGCGGTACGAGGCGGCGGGCGGGTCGAGACGTACACCTTCCCGACCCCGTCGGCCGAGCTGGACAACATCGCGGACATCCTGCGCAGGGCCCATCTGGAGGACGGCGTCCGGTGGAGCGAGATGGCCGTGCTGGTCCGCGCGGGCGGCCGCACCATCCCGTCCGTGCGCCGCGCCCTCACCTCGGCCGGTGTGCCGCTGGACGTCGACGGCGACGACGTACCCCTGCGCCACGAGCCCGCCGTCGCGCCGCTGTTGACGGCGCTCAGAGCGGTCGCGAGGGCGGCGCTGCGGCCGGCGCCGGGCGACCCGGTGGCGGACGGGAGCGACGCCGCCCCCTGGCTCGACGTCGAGACGGCGCTGACCCTCCTCTCCTCGCCGCTCGGCGGGATGGACGCCGCCGATCTGCGCCGGCTCGGCCGGGCCCTGCGGGACGACGAGCGGGCTGCGGGGAACCGGCTCCCGCCGCCCTCCGACGCGCTGCTCGCCCTCGCGCTCGCCGAGCCCGAACGGCTCGTCGCGCACGATCCCGCGTACGCCAGGGGCGCGCAGGTGCTCGGCGGGCTGCTGCGCAAGGCGCGTGAACTGCTCGAAGGCGGCGGCACGGCGGAAGAGGCCCTGTGGGAGCTGTGGGACGGCACGACCCTGCCGCGCAGGCTCGAACGGTCGGCGCTGCGCGGCGGCGCCGCCGGCCGTAACGCCGACCGCGATCTCGACGCCGTCTGCGCGCTCTTCGACGCGGCCGCCCGCGCCGAGGAGCGCACCGGCGGCCGTGGCGCGCTCAACTTCCTCGAAGAGCTGGACGCCCAGGACATCGCGGCCGACACCCTCAGCAGGCGGGCGGTACGCCCCGACGCCGTACGGCTGATGACGGCGCACCGCTCCAAAGGGCTGGAGTGGCGGCTGGTCGTCGTCGCGGGGGTCCAGGAGGGCCTGTGGCCCGACCTGCGGCGGCGCGGCTCGCTGCTGGAGGCCGACAGGATCGGCAGGGACGGCCTCGCCGAGCCGCTGACCCCCGGCGCCCTCCTTACCGAGGAGCGCAGGCTGTTCTACGTGGCGGCGACGCGCGCCCGTGAACGGCTCGTCGTCACGGCGGTCAAGGCCCCCGCCGACGACGGTGACCAGCCGTCCCGCTTCCTCACCGAACTGGGCGTCGAGCCACGCGACATAACGGGCCGCCCGCGCAGGCCGCTCGCCGTCGCTCCGCTCGTCGCCGAACTGCGCGCCACCACGGTCGACCCGGCGGCGAGCCCCGCCCTGCGGGACGCGGCGGCCCGCAGACTCGCCCGCCTCGCCGCCCTCGCCGACGAGGACGGCCAGGCGCTCGTCCCCACCGCGCACCCGAACAGCTGGTGGGGCATGTACGAGCCGACGCTCAGCGCGGTCCCGCTGCGTGACCGGGGCCAGCCGGTCGCGCTCTCCGGCAGCGCGCTGGAACAGCTCGCGAACACCTGCGCGCTCCAGTGGTTCCTCGGCCGCGAGGTGAAGGCGGCCGAGCCCGCGACGGCGGCGCAGGGGTTCGGCAACGTGGTGCACGTCCTGGCCGACGAGGTGGCCTCCGGACGCACCCCCGCCGACCTCGCCGTCCTGATGGAACGGCTGGACTCCGTCTGGGACGCGCTCGCCTTCGACGCGCCCTGGAAGTCCCGCCAGGAGAAGGAGCACGCGCGCGTGGCGCTCGAACGCTTCCTCAAGTGGCACGTCGGCGACCGCGGCGGCCGCACCCCCGTCGCCACGGAACACGAATTCGACGTCACGATCGAAGCCGGCGAGTACGAGGTGCGGATCAGGGGCTCCATGGACCGCGTCGAGAAGGACGTCCAGGGCCGGGCGTACGTCGTGGACTTCAAGACCGGCAAGGCGACCCCGACGAAGGAGGAGGTCGCCCACCATCCCCAGCTGGCCGTCTACCAGCTCGCGGTACGCGAAGGCGCCCTGGACGAGATCTTCGACGGCCACCGCCCGGACGCGGCGGGCGCCGAACTCGTCCAACTGCGCCAGCCGGCCCCGAAGCGCGAGGGCGGCGACGAACTCCCCAAGATCCAGGCGCAGGAGCCGCTGGCAGGCGAATGGGTGGGCGACCTGCTGGCCACGGCGGCAGGCCGCGTACTGGACGAACGCTTCACCCCGAGCACGGGCCAGCACTGCGCCCACTGCGCGTTCCGAGCGTCGTGCGGAGCGCAACCGGAGGGCCAACAGATCGTGGAGTGA
- a CDS encoding UvrD-helicase domain-containing protein — protein MAAHLTDPGQLKELLGIPFTPEQTACITAPPAPQVIVAGAGSGKTTVMAARVVWLVGTGQVAPEQVLGLTFTNKAAGELAERVRKALVRAGVTDPDAIDPDHPPGEPRISTYHAFAGQLLTDHGLRIGLEPTARLLADATRFQLAARVLREAPGPYPSLVKTLPALVSDLLALDAELAEHLVRPAKLSAYDTELLRILDGAKLSNAELRKAPEAALARGELLDLVGRYRDAKSARDLLDFGDQIALSAELALTRPEVGGILRDEFRVVLLDEYQDTSVAQRLLLAGLFGGGTGHAVTAVGDPCQAIYGWRGASVANLDDFPAHFPYADGAPATRFSLSENRRSGGRLLDLANSLAEPLRAMHEGVEALRAAPGAERDGSVRCALLATHGEEIEWLADSIGHLVRTGKEPGEIAVLCRTAGDFAAIQGALVARDVPVEVVGLSGLLHLPEVADLVAVCEVLQDPGANASLVRLLTGPRWRIGPRDLALLGRRARLLVHRGGAGSADPDDPAAMDERLAAAVEGTDPAEVISLADALDTFLESAGAPQDGLPFSAAARVRFARLATELRDLRRSLADPLMDVLHRVLATTGLEVELAASPHALAARRRETLGNFLDIAASFAALDGEAGLLAFLAFLRTAAQYEKGLDNALPGGENTVKVLTAHKAKGLEWDVVAVPGLVTGQFPSGRAREAWTAQPKVLPHALRGDAATLPDIESWDAKGLKTFKERMKAHQHTEELRLGYVAFTRPRNLLLGSGHWWGPSQKRPRGPSDFLLALYDHCAAGYGEIEAWADEPAEDEENPALLAETTPQPWPLPLDERSRRRRWEAADTVLTYLESGTPEPVADELHSESYEEPYAPEDDGPEPEQDLADWDAWTDTQAEPAAEHGGTARDGTAPDGREGALLDGPFPGRSAPGAIRAAGTPTDGAVPEPLADRDAWTDTRAEPGPAHDETARDATRTGGTGESEPGFADRDAPAEPGPVPDGSVPGGRAPGATPAGDTPPEGPEPELDLADWDAWTDTRDEPAPAPDGASPGGAVPGTVVPGGIRAGGAPPTPDGTPPGGTPHLPAPRPPQGTSQGPPQETSQGESLTPEEIRTLDSWDRDLDALARELTRARATVRDVAVPPSLSASQLLRLAADPDGYAQDLARPMPRPPQPAARRGTRFHAWVESRFEELPLPMLGPDELPGGAADEPEIADERDLAALKAAFERTPYASRTPYRVEAPFHLTLAGRVIRGRIDAVYRDLDPATGAYTYEIVDWKTSRTRNADPLQLAVYRLAWAEQHGLAPAEVAAAFLYVRSGDVVRPAVLPGRAELERILTGGAAEPADEHAP, from the coding sequence GTGGCCGCACACCTCACCGATCCCGGGCAGCTCAAGGAGCTCCTCGGCATCCCCTTCACCCCGGAGCAGACGGCGTGCATCACCGCCCCGCCTGCCCCGCAGGTCATCGTGGCCGGGGCCGGGTCGGGGAAGACGACGGTGATGGCCGCGCGCGTGGTGTGGCTGGTCGGTACGGGGCAGGTCGCGCCCGAGCAGGTCCTCGGGCTCACCTTCACCAACAAGGCCGCCGGCGAACTGGCCGAGCGCGTCCGCAAGGCGCTCGTACGGGCCGGGGTCACCGACCCCGACGCCATCGACCCCGACCATCCGCCGGGCGAGCCCCGCATCTCCACGTACCACGCCTTCGCCGGGCAGCTCCTCACCGATCACGGGCTGCGGATAGGGCTCGAACCCACCGCGCGGCTCCTCGCCGACGCCACCCGCTTCCAGCTCGCGGCGCGGGTGCTGCGCGAGGCGCCAGGACCGTACCCGTCCCTCGTCAAGACGCTTCCCGCGCTGGTCAGCGATCTGCTCGCGCTGGACGCCGAGCTGGCGGAGCACCTGGTGCGGCCCGCGAAGCTCAGCGCGTACGACACCGAGCTGCTGCGCATCCTGGACGGGGCGAAACTCAGCAACGCCGAGCTGCGCAAGGCCCCCGAGGCCGCCCTCGCGCGGGGCGAACTCCTCGACCTCGTCGGGCGCTACCGCGACGCCAAGAGCGCCCGTGACCTCCTCGACTTCGGCGACCAGATCGCCCTCTCCGCCGAACTGGCCCTCACCAGGCCCGAGGTCGGCGGCATCCTCAGGGACGAGTTCCGGGTGGTGCTGCTCGACGAGTACCAGGACACGTCGGTCGCCCAGCGGCTCCTGCTGGCCGGTCTGTTCGGCGGCGGCACCGGACACGCGGTGACCGCCGTCGGCGACCCCTGCCAGGCGATCTACGGCTGGCGCGGCGCCTCCGTCGCCAACCTGGACGACTTCCCCGCCCACTTCCCGTACGCCGACGGCGCGCCCGCCACCCGCTTCTCGCTCAGCGAGAACCGGCGCAGCGGCGGCCGGCTCCTCGACCTCGCCAACTCGCTCGCCGAGCCGCTGCGCGCGATGCACGAAGGCGTCGAGGCCCTGCGCGCCGCGCCGGGCGCCGAGCGGGACGGCAGCGTGCGCTGCGCCCTGCTCGCCACGCACGGCGAGGAGATCGAGTGGCTGGCCGACTCGATCGGCCATCTCGTGCGCACCGGCAAGGAGCCCGGCGAGATCGCCGTGCTGTGCCGCACGGCGGGCGACTTCGCCGCGATCCAGGGCGCGCTGGTCGCCCGTGACGTGCCCGTCGAGGTGGTCGGCCTCTCCGGGCTGCTGCATCTGCCCGAGGTGGCCGACCTCGTGGCGGTGTGCGAGGTGCTGCAGGACCCCGGCGCCAACGCCTCGCTCGTACGGCTGCTGACCGGACCCCGCTGGCGGATCGGCCCCCGCGACCTGGCGCTGCTGGGCCGCAGGGCCCGGCTGCTCGTCCACAGGGGCGGCGCGGGCTCCGCCGACCCCGACGACCCGGCCGCCATGGACGAACGGCTGGCGGCCGCCGTCGAGGGCACCGACCCCGCCGAGGTCATCTCGCTCGCCGACGCGCTCGACACGTTCCTGGAGTCGGCGGGCGCGCCCCAGGACGGCCTGCCGTTCTCGGCGGCCGCCCGGGTACGGTTCGCCCGCCTCGCCACGGAACTGCGGGACCTGCGCAGGTCGCTGGCCGACCCGCTGATGGACGTCCTGCACCGGGTGCTGGCCACGACGGGCCTTGAGGTCGAACTGGCCGCCTCGCCGCACGCGCTGGCGGCCCGGCGGCGCGAGACCCTGGGCAACTTCCTCGACATAGCCGCCTCCTTCGCCGCGCTCGACGGCGAGGCGGGACTGCTGGCGTTCCTCGCGTTCCTGCGTACGGCAGCGCAGTACGAGAAGGGCCTGGACAACGCGCTGCCCGGCGGCGAGAACACCGTGAAGGTGCTCACGGCGCACAAGGCCAAGGGCCTGGAGTGGGACGTCGTGGCCGTGCCGGGCCTGGTCACCGGACAGTTCCCGAGCGGCAGGGCGCGCGAGGCGTGGACGGCGCAGCCGAAGGTGCTCCCGCACGCCCTGCGCGGCGACGCGGCGACCCTCCCGGACATCGAGTCCTGGGACGCGAAGGGGCTGAAGACGTTCAAGGAGCGGATGAAGGCGCATCAGCACACCGAGGAGCTGCGCCTGGGCTACGTCGCCTTCACCCGCCCGCGCAACCTGCTGCTGGGCTCGGGCCACTGGTGGGGCCCCAGCCAGAAGCGCCCGAGGGGCCCGTCGGACTTCCTGCTCGCGCTGTACGACCACTGCGCGGCGGGCTACGGCGAGATCGAGGCGTGGGCGGACGAACCGGCGGAGGACGAAGAGAACCCCGCCCTGCTGGCGGAGACGACCCCACAGCCCTGGCCGCTCCCCCTGGACGAGCGCTCCCGCCGCCGCCGCTGGGAGGCGGCGGACACGGTACTGACGTACCTGGAGTCGGGAACGCCTGAGCCGGTCGCGGACGAGCTGCATTCGGAGTCGTACGAGGAGCCGTACGCCCCCGAGGACGACGGTCCGGAGCCCGAGCAGGACCTGGCGGACTGGGACGCCTGGACGGACACGCAGGCCGAGCCCGCCGCCGAGCACGGCGGCACGGCGCGGGATGGAACCGCGCCGGACGGGAGGGAGGGCGCCCTGCTGGACGGGCCCTTCCCCGGCAGGAGTGCGCCCGGTGCGATCCGGGCTGCGGGCACTCCGACCGACGGGGCGGTGCCCGAGCCGCTGGCGGACCGGGACGCCTGGACGGACACCCGGGCGGAGCCCGGTCCCGCGCACGACGAAACCGCGCGGGATGCGACCCGGACCGGTGGGACGGGGGAGTCCGAGCCCGGCTTTGCGGACCGGGACGCCCCGGCGGAGCCCGGTCCTGTGCCGGACGGGTCCGTCCCCGGCGGGCGCGCGCCCGGCGCGACCCCGGCCGGGGATACCCCGCCCGAGGGGCCGGAGCCTGAGCTCGACCTGGCGGACTGGGACGCGTGGACCGACACCCGGGACGAGCCCGCACCCGCCCCGGACGGCGCCAGCCCCGGCGGGGCCGTGCCCGGCACGGTCGTGCCCGGTGGGATCCGGGCCGGTGGCGCCCCGCCCACACCGGACGGCACCCCGCCCGGCGGGACCCCGCACCTCCCCGCCCCCCGCCCCCCGCAGGGGACGTCGCAGGGGCCCCCGCAAGAGACGTCGCAGGGCGAATCCCTCACCCCCGAGGAGATCCGGACCCTCGACTCCTGGGACCGCGATCTCGACGCGCTCGCCCGCGAGCTCACCCGTGCCCGCGCCACCGTTCGTGATGTCGCCGTGCCGCCCTCGCTGTCCGCCTCCCAGTTGCTGCGGCTCGCCGCCGATCCCGACGGGTACGCGCAGGATCTCGCCCGCCCCATGCCGCGACCCCCGCAGCCCGCGGCCCGCAGGGGCACCCGGTTCCACGCCTGGGTGGAGTCGCGGTTCGAGGAGCTGCCGCTGCCGATGCTCGGCCCCGACGAGCTGCCGGGCGGCGCCGCCGACGAGCCCGAGATCGCGGACGAGCGCGACCTGGCCGCGCTCAAGGCGGCGTTCGAGCGGACGCCGTACGCGAGCCGCACCCCGTACCGCGTCGAGGCGCCGTTCCACCTCACCCTCGCCGGGCGGGTGATCCGCGGCCGGATCGACGCCGTCTACCGCGACCTCGACCCGGCGACCGGCGCGTACACGTACGAGATCGTCGACTGGAAGACCAGCAGGACCCGCAACGCCGACCCGCTCCAGCTCGCCGTCTACCGGCTGGCCTGGGCCGAGCAGCACGGGCTGGCGCCGGCCGAGGTGGCGGCCGCCTTCCTGTACGTGCGCAGCGGCGACGTGGTGCGGCCCGCCGTGCTGCCAGGCAGGGCGGAGCTGGAGCGGATCCTCACCGGAGGGGCGGCCGAACCGGCAGACGAGCACGCCCCCTGA
- the nudC gene encoding NAD(+) diphosphatase produces MSTTSNEDIAHRPIGLTAPSGIDRAAHHRLDEAWLAAAWSHPTTRVFVVSGGQALVDDTPEGTTELVMTPSFEAPVTETHRYFLGTDDDGVRYFALQKDSLPGRMDQSARPAGLREAGLLLSARDAGLLVHAVALENWQRLHRFCSRCGERTVIAAAGHIRRCPACGAEHYPRTDPAVIMLVTDEEDRALLGRQVHWPEGRFSTLAGFVEPGESIEMSVAREVFEEAGVVVGEVEYVASQPWPFPSSLMLGFMARATSSEITVDGEEIEEARWFSREDLRTAIETGEILPPLGISIAARLVELWYGKPLPKPQR; encoded by the coding sequence GTGAGCACCACCAGCAACGAAGACATCGCACACCGACCGATCGGCCTCACCGCCCCGAGTGGCATCGACCGCGCCGCCCACCACCGGCTGGACGAGGCGTGGCTGGCGGCTGCCTGGAGCCATCCGACGACGCGCGTCTTCGTCGTGTCGGGCGGCCAGGCGCTGGTCGACGACACCCCCGAAGGCACCACCGAACTCGTCATGACGCCGTCCTTCGAGGCGCCCGTCACCGAGACGCACCGCTACTTCCTCGGCACGGACGACGACGGCGTGCGCTACTTCGCGCTCCAGAAGGACTCCCTGCCGGGACGCATGGACCAGTCGGCGCGCCCCGCGGGGCTGCGCGAGGCCGGGCTGCTGCTGTCGGCGCGCGACGCGGGCCTGCTGGTGCACGCCGTCGCGCTGGAGAACTGGCAGCGGCTGCACCGCTTCTGCTCGCGCTGCGGCGAACGTACGGTGATCGCGGCGGCCGGCCACATCCGGCGCTGCCCCGCCTGCGGCGCCGAGCACTACCCGCGCACCGACCCCGCGGTGATCATGCTCGTCACCGACGAGGAGGACCGCGCGCTGCTCGGCCGCCAGGTGCACTGGCCGGAGGGCCGGTTCTCGACCCTCGCGGGCTTCGTCGAGCCGGGCGAGTCGATCGAGATGTCGGTGGCCCGTGAGGTCTTCGAGGAGGCCGGGGTCGTGGTCGGCGAGGTCGAGTACGTCGCGAGCCAGCCGTGGCCGTTCCCTTCGAGCCTGATGCTGGGCTTCATGGCCCGCGCCACGTCGTCGGAGATCACCGTGGACGGCGAGGAGATCGAGGAGGCGCGCTGGTTCTCCCGCGAGGACCTGCGGACGGCGATCGAGACGGGCGAGATCCTGCCGCCGCTCGGCATCTCGATCGCGGCCCGGCTGGTCGAGCTCTGGTACGGCAAGCCGCTGCCCAAGCCGCAGCGGTGA